The DNA region ATTAAACAATCTACAATTATGTACACAGCATCTATAACTGAATGTGTAGGTGTTTGTTCAAGATTACCTGAAGAAAGACAAACTTCCATCGCGAGAGAAAGTGAGCAGCACTGGACCACGTGCAAGCAAAGAAAAGGTTCTGTACTGGACGGTGGTGATTGGAGATGGGTTATTGGCTTTACTTCGATGGCGGTGAGTACGAGAGAGGGCACCGGTATGTGAATCCATAGTAAGTGTGTATACACAGCCCTGTAAAGCCAGGCAGTAAAAAATTTGTCTGGGAAACAGTTTTAAGGCTTATCTGAAAAGGTAAGCCCTCCGTGCCAAGTACATATATACCTGAGCATCgccacaaaaaataatctgaCCGGTGTGGTCATGGTCCATAGCCGTCACCTCACTATAAAGAGCCATTTTATTGATTGTTCTACCTGTGCTAAAATTGAAGACCTAAAAATGCAGGTTACATAAGGAAGAGAGGAAACaagcaatgaagaaaaagtATATTCTATCTTGTCCAAGAATATAGTACTACAAATTGAAGACCTAAAACTGTACATAAGGAAGAGAGGAAACATGCAATCGTGAAAGAGtaagtatatatgtatatattttatCTCGTCCAAGGATATACCACAGAAATTTATCATACTAGTTTATTTTCAAATGAtgaatgaatatttttttataaaaattgagtATTAACAAGGAACACTCACAGAAAGAAGCAACAAATTTAGCAAAACGTCCACTCCCACACAGTTTTTGAAAGATATGTAGTGAGTTTCAGACTTTATATAAAAAAGATTTCCTAATTTTGGCACTCAAAACAGTAAGAGACAAACAACTACTAATCAACAAAAAACCAAGCACAAGGGAGTAACTTTTTCAAAGGTATAAGTTTATTTGACGTAATTGGTGTATGTGGTGAGAAAGTTACCAAAATCTCTTTATTTGCATTTCCAGCCGAAAGAAAATTGTTGTTAACCTGCAAGAGTGAAGAAGAAAAGATACTAATACATTTGTATACAAACCAGCCAAATTCTTAGACTGAAAAAGTGGCATGGGCCAGAACATATGATCCACTCACAGGGTGAAAGCGAATACAGAGTTGCGAAGAGACTCCATAAATCACTCTTATGCAAAGACCTTTTGAGATATCCCATACTCGCACTGTCTTATCAATTGAGGCAGATGCAATGTATTGATTGTTTGCTGAGAAGTCAAAATCTGGAAAGAGCATACTTATAAATCTACTAATGCCAAATTATGCAACCAGTTCTAACTTCAAACCTCCTTAAAATTGTTAGAGGaaacaaattgaaattggatATATAAATGCAGATGAACAAGTACCAAGCAGCAAAAAAATAACAACCAGAAATATAGAAAAGATGACACAGTCAGTACCAGTTAATCCAACCTGTGACATCTTTAGTGTGTCCAGTTAACTGCTGCAGTACTGTTGGTGGTATAGAGACGTTACACACTGTCAAGATTCCATCGGCTGATCCATAAGCAAGAAGATCCGAACTCATGTTACCAAACTTTATCACAGTAACTGCCACGAGAAATTCTGGATAAGCTTCCTATGAATATGACAAGTTTAACTTTGGAAATGAGTGACAATGCAATAAAAACGGATTGTGGGATGTCAAGGATTACCCATGGCCTTGGCTTGGTCAAATATGCAGTGCATCCCTACAAAGGAATATGCAGGTTCAACCTTTTTTCGTGGGTGCTCAGTTTCACTTGTAATTGAACTTAAACTTGTAGTGCGGCTTAGTCTTCGGCTAGAACTCCGCAAATCCTATAACAAGATAATGAAAATTAGATGTTGTAAAGATGTTCATTTTAAGAAGTATGTTCTACTATGTGGCTTCTGATAAGCAAAATCGCTTATTCTAATCCATTGACGTGTCACAAGCCATCATCTCAAGAAAACCTGAGATGCAATGCATATATCATTTGACTTAACAGGGGAGGGGTtatcttatttaaattttttcaagGAGACTCCAATCCAGTCATCTCAAGATAATACAGGTACCATTGTGCCCAGCCTATACACAGACACGTATAAATATgcatatttggatttaatgtggATTTATATGCCTAATGAGGATACAATGCTCCAACCTATTTTGGCAGAGAACTGAAGTGCTGGCCAACCTCACAGTTAAGTATTAATACAACAATCATTAAGCAAATATAGTTTAATATATGTTGTAATTACTAATCCCTAATACAGTTTATTATAAGGAAGCAATTCCCTGCCTCTAGCTATAGGTCTGAATACTTGCCTTGGCTATATCATCAACAGCATGTTGCCCAGCCTACTACTATTCTCATGTAGTTTGTTGTAAATGTAATGGAATTGAAAGACTCATAGAGAAAGGCACGTACCCTGCCAGTACTCCAGCTGTCTGCATCATGAACTGGGAAAAGCGAACTTGGAGATTGTAGCCATCGTCCACTGATGCATCAACCAGTAAATTAACCTGATGTGAGAACCGTATGGGAGAAACTTAAATAATAAACTTACATCAGAAAGATACATTGGATGAAATGAAATCAATTATAAGAAATTGGTATTACACTAGCCAATATTAATCAATATCAGAGCCATAATTAGCAACCTCTGTCCTGGTGTGCTTGACAAACTTGGTGTCTGATTACTCTCCCAATTCCTAGGCCTATTAATGAAATTACGGAATGCCACATAACCTCTTTCATTACATTTCCAGCCCTACAACATGCAAGCACAGGATTTGATTAGGGACACAACCATGACATGAAATTTATGACTACGTTTGCTACATAACTTATTCGAGAAACTGTACTTATTCAAATGTTCGCATGCTGGATAAATGTAGTAGTACAACATAATTATaagaaaatactccctccgtcccacaaagattgtcccatttttccatttccgtccgtacCACAAAATTTTtcctatttcactttttaccattttttgtagtggaccccatgttccactaactcattctactaacattttattatagaactagtaatatataaaagtaggacccacattccactaactttcacaactcacttttcattacatttcttaaaactcgtgcccggtcaaagtgagacaatctttgtgggacggagggagtattagccAACAGGTACAGAAACAAATAATAATGTTTTTCCGACTCTCTACTAAATATAAGTAGTCATCAAACTAGTTAGGGAACATGATATAAGAATCCACTTCCAAAACAGAATTCTTCTTCAACATGCGTTATCAAGCCACAACTAGATTCAGTTAAACGAAATAAAATAGTTATATTCAGCTTCTGACAATCTCTCCTTTGTTCTTTACATATTCATGATCAGTGATGGACCTAATCAATAGAAGGATATTCATGCATTTACTGCGTACCATGTGTATTTGCAATGATTAGAAGAACTGCATCCTAAACTAGGAGTACTCCATTTGATCGCAATCTAGAAAGCATCCGCTTAAACTCAATTGGCATGCATTAATTATTTTACGAAAACACTTCCACGGTTTGAACCTAGAGGTTATTCATCTAGCAGACTTAGGACTAACAACTTCATTTAAGCTTCATGCCCGATCACTTCCACAAAGATCAAGTAAAACACCTAATTGCTCTAAATACAGCATAAATTGCAATCGAGGTGCAAACTTCATCACGAGAATTTAAAAATACCTTGCGATTGAGCTGGCCGGCCTGCGCCTTCCgatggaggaggaggcggcggatTCCGATGTAATTAGGATCGGAATCGGGCGGCGAAGGCTGAAGCAAACAACTCAAAAATTCCGGATCCaaatcttcttttttcttttcaccATTTTGTGATTTCGCCTTCTCCCCTTCCGTGGAGATGCCGCCGATCGTTGGATCGGCCATTGCGAGTTGAACTCAATTCAAACTCCTCATCAATTTATTGTTTCACACACTACGAAATGCAGATGAGGATGTGGATTTTAAGTGTTCGGCTATGGATCGGAGCTGTGATCTCTTTGTCGACGAACTAGTTTCGAGATAGCTGCAAAATTGAATCTATTTACTGGAGATTCGTGGATTTTTCAGTTTTACTGATTGTTACATGGAGTACCAATTACACAAATATTTAAGCCAATGATAAATATGTACTGTACACAAAAGAATAGATTATTGGACTATTACCACACGGAAACACTTCCCTCGTCCGCCATTACGAATCTCATTTCTTGTCTTGGttgcatgagttttaagaaatatcattggaatatgagttccacttaaatattatacttattagttttaaatgaaatgtgcgtagaatgagttagtgaaatatgaaaccttattatttatgataaaagtgaatcaGGACTCCTATTcgaggacggactaaaatgaaaaaatcagactcctattcgcggacgaagGAAGTACTAGTACATAATAAATCGATTTTGGTGGACAATTTAAAAGGAAAAGTTAGACTATCTTTGTCCGATATTTGTTTGTATTTGTacgagattttaaaaaaatacacgaagtttattgaaaaaataataatataaaaattagaaactaagagagaaaatattttaatttaactaaaaatacaaaaaataatcaggacaactaaaaataaaaatcaattaattatagTGAAATGcaaggagtagtattttataaattttttcaatCTAATGGGTTCAGCAATAAGATGTACTTTGTGGAGTACTTGTTCTGATCAAAATATGCATATGATTTTGTTGAATTATGGATGGGATCCTGTACACAAATCACAGCAGTCCCTATTGTTCCATACAAATgattaaaataatcaaataaattaaacaaatttaattaaataaatatatattattttattgaaatgtGAGAAGCAGCAGCCAAATGCACGTTAAGCTCGTAAgaccatccgcaatggcggacttccgtGCGGATGTCAGACCGGCGTGTGCGgcgtccgcgcgggacgtccgccattgtgcaactGTTCAGCGGATACGGACACCGCATGTCCGCGCCTTTCCGctgacgtccgtcgggacgtccgtcattgcgttgactcccacggacgtcggCGAGGAATTCCCgatttttgcattatttttttttaaaaaaattatataaatacgTCTCAttgcatttcatttcatttgcaccacttgttttaacaagttttttctctctctaaatttcttttatatttccGTAATatctggtagtggtagtggtagtggtagtggtagtggtagtggtggtggtggggattATGAACATATGATTCGGATGATAcacgcacgtgtgcgggaggccacgaagagggaggaacaagcggcctcgGCGCCGAcggtgcctcgacccatccatcgtcgcactATAGTGCCCCGGATCACCTCGCTGCCCACAgtcggttgtacgaggattactttgcgccggagccacggtttggggagaacctattctggcgacggtttaggatgcatcgtccgctctttctgcgtatcgtgggcgctttggagcgtcgatacgggtattttagggtgcgggaggatgcggctggtaaacccggccacacgccgattcagaagtgcactgccgcaattaggcagttggcatacggaggtGCAGCCGACATGTTTAActagtacctccacatcggcgagacgactgcccgaagtatttttgtcagggcgtaagggagatattcggggataggtatctttggaagcctacccccgaagattgtcaggctctgctggatatgcacgggaattAGCACAGGTTTCCGGGGATGTTAGACCACATAGATTGTATAgactgggaatggaagaattgccccgctgcctggaaagggatgtacactactggtttcaaggccaagaatcccacgatgatccttgaagcagtagctgactaccggctgtggatttggcatgcctattttggagtagccgggtctaacaacgacatcaacgtcatCCAGTCGTCGCCCTtcttcaacgaccagtgcatgggcgtcggtccggccgtcaatttcgtcgccaacggcaaccagcacagtatgggctattatttggccgatgggatatacccgatgtgacccgtctttgtgaagacgatcagatgcccaacggaTGAAATGAAGATATACTTTGCGcaacgtcaggaggcagcgcgcaaggatgtggagcgggtatttggtgtgcttcagtctcgatgggcggcagtaaagggtccatcacggctgtggtatgttgacaacatcgccgacatcatgtatgcatgtattatcatgcacaacatgattgtcgaagatgaaggctCAGCGCTGACCGAATGGACCAACGATGATGCTAcggctgcgggtccaagccacggcgtggtcactggcaatgtacgcatggggataccccatgacgatgtcGAGCGAATCCGTGCAttcgccgacatgcgccaaaaacaatCCCATGTTCGACCTCAGAACtatataattg from Salvia splendens isolate huo1 chromosome 9, SspV2, whole genome shotgun sequence includes:
- the LOC121747761 gene encoding WD repeat-containing protein 13-like; translation: MADPTIGGISTEGEKAKSQNGEKKKEDLDPEFLSCLLQPSPPDSDPNYIGIRRLLLHRKAQAGQLNRKGWKCNERGYVAFRNFINRPRNWESNQTPSLSSTPGQSGRWLQSPSSLFPVHDADSWSTGRDLRSSSRRLSRTTSLSSITSETEHPRKKVEPAYSFVGMHCIFDQAKAMVTVIKFGNMSSDLLAYGSADGILTVCNVSIPPTVLQQLTGHTKDVTDFDFSANNQYIASASIDKTVRVWDISKGLCIRVIYGVSSQLCIRFHPVNNNFLSAGNANKEILVFNFSTGRTINKMALYSEVTAMDHDHTGQIIFCGDAQGCVYTLTMDSHTGALSRTHRHRSKANNPSPITTVQYRTFSLLARGPVLLTFSRDGSLSFFSVSLELQGYLTVRCALKLTPRLHSIRASFCPLLSLQKGEYIVAGSEDTNVYFYDLTRPKHACVNKLQGHGYPVIGIAWNHGENFLASSDFGGTVIVWKREKTK